A segment of the Populus nigra chromosome 12, ddPopNigr1.1, whole genome shotgun sequence genome:
CTTATAAGCTTAGTCAATGATGTATTCTTTACTTCTAGGTACTCAGACATTCCATTAGAAGAAATTGAGAAGGTTTGTCCTGCATGTCGCGGGATCTGCAATTGCAGGGGCTGCTTACGAGGAGATAATATGGTAAAGGTATTTCACTCATGGATTGAAGGGACCTTGTTTTTGTTACACTGTTAAGTTTCTTATGTTTCATGAACAAATTGTGTTGGGATTGCCTTATTCAATGATGATTTCCCCCCTATGTTTTTAGGTAAGAATACGGGAAATACCTGTTCTTGACAAGTTGCAATATCTCCACTGCCTATTATCTTCAGTGCTTCCTATAGTTAAGCAGATCCATCAAGAACAATGCTTTGAAGTAGAGCTTGAACAAAGGCTGCGTGGTAAGATGCTTTTGATGATTTAGTGGCATCCGGAATTTAAACTTTCTGTATGACTTTTTCCCTGTTCTGTGACTAATTGGGATATTAATTATCCAGGAACTGATATAGATCTTGTCCGGGCCAAATTGAATGCAGATGAACAGATGTGCTGGTATCGTAGAAAACTTATGCTCTGCTTAACCAGTTTCTGTCACTTTCTTCTTTACTTTGTATATGAAATGAAGTCAGGACCTTggtctttatttgttttaaaaacaagtcTTACAATTTGATGAGCCACAACACACGCTTCTTCATTTCAAGAATTGTTgttcattgtaatttatttgtCCTTTTGCAGCAATATATGTAGGATACCCATTATTGATTATCATCGGCATTGTGCAAATTGCTCTTATGATCTGTGCCTTCATTGCTGTCAAGATCTTCGAGGAGCATCTAAACAAGGTGTTGAAAATGAAATGGATGATAATCAGATTGATGGGAGAAGTCAAGACAATGAGACTCCATTAGAACCAGTGAGAGAACCACAAGTAAGACTAAAGTTATCAGATAAGTACCAAGGCTGGAAGGCAAACAATGATGGCAGTATTCCATGCCCTCCGAAGGAGCACGGTGGTTGTAATTACTCATCATTGAACCTAAGCCGTATTTTCAAGATGAATTGGGcagcaaaacttgtgaaaaatgTGGAGGAAATGGTCAGTGGCTGTAAGGTTTATGATGCTGGCACCCCACAGAAATCCAGGTTGAATGATTCCACACTCTGCCAGTATGCTCACAGAGAGGACAGTGATGATAATTTCTTATATTGCCCCTTATCTGAAGATGTAAAAGCTGATGGGATAAACAAGTTTAGAAAACACTGGGTTCGGGGTGAACCTGTTATTGTGAAGCAGGTATTTGACAGCTCATCCATATCAAGCTGGGATCCAGTGGCTATTTGGAGGGGGATCCGGGAAACATCagatgagaaaaagaaaggtgaaAACCGAACAGTGAAGGCCATAGATTGCTTACACTGGTCTGAGGTGTGTTTTCCTTAACTTTTGCTTATATCAGGTGTATggctcttctttcttcttaacGTCagtaaataatttgatgttgtgTTAATCTCTTTGATTGTCTTGACAAGTGGTTTTCTGTGTGACAGGTTGATATTGATCTTGATCAGTTTATCCGAGGATACTCAGAGGGACGAATCAGGGAAAATGGTTCACCAGAGATGTTGAAGTTGAAGGATTGGCCTTCCCCCAGTGCTTCTGAAGAGTTCTTATTATACCAGAGACCTGAATCTATCAGTAAACTGCCTTTCCTTGAATTTATCCATTCAAGGGTGGGTGTTCTAAATGTTGCTGCAAAGTTGCCTCATTACTCTTTGCAGAATGATGTAGGACCCAAGATTTGTATATCTTATGGGAGCCATGAGGAGCTCGGTGGGGGTGATTCTGTAATCAAACTTCATTTCAAAACGCGTGACATGGtaagttttatttgttattaaatagGTATTGTAACACTTTCAACTTGCATGGTACTACTGTTCcttcttgaaattcatattgGAGATTTAAAATCTGGCTCCTCTTTTGTAATTTAGCATTTATGGTATTCAAgctttgaattaaaatattgcATGTGAGGTGTCTTTAGAACAGATATCTTCTTAATCTCATTGATAtcctaaatttaatatttatggttcacaaataaattatttgtatttctaacattttttcgAAGCAATTATTTTACAAATTCAGCTGGTTTTGAGTGCCCAAGTGCTGCTGTGGCCATGCCTTGTATAGAGAGCCCACATGGATTATTTAGTGGTTGTTTGTTATATTCTCTGCAATTTCACTTGTCCAAGGTGACAGGAATTAATATGGATTGACATTGCTGAGGCACATGCAGGTGTATCTATTGGTGCATACATGCGAAGCAAAGACAAAAGGTAGCCAGGAGAGTAGCTCAATTGACCCAGAAAAAAGCTTGGATGATGGAAGGTTGCCTGATATATCACTCGATGGACATGATATACAGGATGAAGTGAAGACAGCTGCAGATAAGGATGAGAAAATGGAGGATCAAGAGGTTGCTAATACCACTAGTATTGAAGACATTGACAGAATTGAGGATCATGGGGCTGAAAGAACCACAGGTGTTCAAGAGGTTGAAAGATTGGAAACCACCAGAGTGGAAGAGGTTGAGGGAATGGAGGATCAGCAGTTTAAGAAAGATAGTGAAGATATCCCTGTAGAGATTTGTCCAGGAGTTAGTTGGGATGTCTTTCGTCGGCAGGATATTCCAAAGTTAATTGATTATTTGAGAACATGCTATAAGGACCTTTGGAAGCCTGACAACATGGTGAATGATTTTGTAAGTTCACCTACTGAGCTTTGGAAATCTACCTTGTATTTTAGTTAAGCCAAATGGCTTATGTAACTTGCATGCTGCTGATCTTATTATTGGGATCTCAGGTCACAGATCCCCTTTATGACGGAACAGTTTTCCTAAATGCGTTTCATAAGAGACAATTGAAGGAAGAGTTTGGTGAGTAACATTAGcatttctttagtttttaaaatagaacAGATTTAGGAGTCAGCTCTTTGATCTTCCTGCATGTTTATGGTTTTTCTGTTAACATAGTGAGGCATCTGAGCttctaaccatttttttttgtcttcataGACCTTTCTActgtttattttgttaatgtatgGTGTATTCGACTTTCCTCCTTGATTTGCATGTGTATTCATATGCTGTGAATGGGTGAATACCATGAATTGCACTGTTGAAAAGTCTTAACGGCCAATAATTAGTTCTCTCTGACTGTATTTGATCTTATCCCCTTTTGCATACCCCAAGAGACACCAGGAATACTGCTTTGGTGGGGAGTGcacttaatttgtatatttccttttttatgcTTTCCTTATATGCatttttaagatgaaaattatatttctccTCAGGAGTTGAACCATGGTCATTTGAACAACATTTGGGGCAAGCTGTATTCGTCCCAGCTGGATGCCCTTTCCAAGCGAGGAATCTTCAGGTAAACTTGTTGTGATTAATTAGATTTCAAAGTTGGATAAATACATGTCTCCAGAACTTCTAATTGTAAAGACaatgttaaaacatttagactacaatgatgaaaacatgtttttttttttaatttgattttcaaatggTTGGGATGTTAACTGATAGTGTGAATGTATGGTCTATGATTTTGCCCTAATTAGATCAAGTTTCATTAACACTCCAAAGTTGCAATAAATTCATCCTTATCCATTGAAactcaaaaaggaaaaaaaagttcttcCTTGAGGAGATGATTTTAATTGTGGGTTCCAACTAATGTTGTTGCAATAGGGCTGCTTCTTTCCTCTACAAAGGAATGTTTTAGGCCCTCTTCAGGTTAGGGATATATTTATCATCGAACAATGTGATAAAAAGGGTGCTTTAGTAGTTTGGGGGAAAGGCACATGCTAGAAAAAACAACACCCGCCAATAGCCAGTAATATAGTTGGTTTTCTTTCGTTCTTTCTTCCCCAATTTTTGAAGTCTTAAGTGTTGctgattttcaaaattttataaaactaaaagttTCCTGAACcaaagatatttatatttagagtGGTTCGAAAATTACTTGCTTGAATTAAGTAAAATTATGCAttataattgtttctttttttttcttcttgtaaatTTGCAGTCCAATGTTCAGTTGGGCCTTGATTTCTTATCTCCTGAAAGTCTGGGGGTGTCTGCTAGATTGGCAGAAGAAATTCGCTGTCTTCCAAATGACCATGAAGCAAAACTTCAAGTTTTGGAGGTCAGGCTCTGGAATCTTTCTTCAATAACattcaatgcttttttttccttgaaattctttcactattttttttcttgttcttttgtcaTCCAGCCACCAATTCTTTGGTTTTCCTGTCAGTGAATTTCTTAATCTTCTATTGGGTTTTCATACAGGTGGGTAAGATGTCACTCTATGCTGCTAGTTCAGCCATTAAAGAAGTCCAGAAATTGGTGCTTGATCCTAAGTAAGCAAAAcagcttaaatttttatatttattgcttattgtcattgttttgaaatttcatatCTTTCTGAAGACAAATGAAAGTGAAATTACCATTTGTGGGTTGACATTTGGAGCAAGGTTTGAGACAAGACAGTGGAGTGTGCTCAAATTTTCCCTAATATTAATCATACATGATTCTTGCTGTATTTTTCTGGAGTTTCTTGGACATTTATAGAATGGCTGCCTTGTCCCATCCTTTTCTCTTTACTTTGAACGTTAAGAATCATACAAGTTTTTTTGCAGACTTGGTGCTGAAATTGGATTCGAGGATCGCAATTTAACTGCAGCAGTTGCTGAGAACTTGGAGAAAGGTGCTAAGCCAAGACAGATAAGCTGTTCTTAAATTGGTGTACATTACTTGTAATTTagatatagaaaaattattttgtttaggtGGCCGACATGCTGCCTAAGGGAATTTAAATGCATAAATGTATTTGTATGTAATCTTAGTCATTATGATTAGTGCCTCAGTGTTTGACATATCATGGCAGTTGTAATATGCAAAGTTTGAGTGAAAGCTAACTAGTTTTAAGTCATTTCTGTTTGATTGATGTTGAATTGCAAGCTGTTCACTCTTTTCAATAAATGATCTTGAAATTCAAGTTCCTCTGGTCTTAGCgttttcctccttttctttacCGAACCAGCAGATGAATTCAGTATAAACAAAAGCTTTAACTTGTTGCCACAGTAATGTAGAATAGCCTGTGTACTTTTGAAGCCAATCGCACAAAGGATGACCTCATGTTCCTCTGTTAATACGTTTGATAATGCTCCTGGACTAGCTGCCTTGAAATGAATCTGCGATCCTATAGGAGTCTGTTTTCACAATTGGCCATGCTGATTCTGGTGTTTGTGCATTTAGGGTGTATACTCTACCATCACGAGCACAACGAACTGCTACTTTATGCCGCCAAAATGTGGGGCTCTCAACTCTGAATTCCAGCCTGTAGTAATTAACCTGCCTTGATAGAATCCTCTCGTAAACTTGATTCTGTCAAAGTTCCTTTCATATCTGGGTGTGGTCCTGTGATTGTCCGAACAACAGCTTCTCCCACCTCCTTTGGCCCTCCAAATGCTTCAATCCTACACAATCAAAGACGAATCTTCCTTGCACACTGATTGAGGTTATTGCTCGCTAGAAAGCATGATATGCGACCTCTAATTTTGAAAGCTTGGATATTAGCATCACTTGTCTATAGGTTGAACAGCCCAGAGGGGCCGGTGAAACAATGACAACATTGACTTCACCTCATGAACCCGGGGGCCCAACCGGTGCATTCACATTCTTGCGCTGACAATCACCAGATTTCCCACTAATCAGTGGAGGTGGATCAAATGATCTCTCTCATATTCTCGTTTCCTCAGCTGCTCGATAAAGTAGCCTTTGATCTCCAACCTAAGTTTCTGGGTATatgaattacttttaaaaaaatcattcatagTGTTAGAAGAACACATCAATTTTACAGGTAAGCGAGAAATcatgttaaacaaaaaaacttcaGTGACAAATTCATATAACAGAACCTCCCAaccaaatccttcatttttttcGATCCATCGGTTATACCCTCCAATTGATAAAGCAAAGCAAGAGTTCGACCACATTGCGGCAATGATGATCCGAGAAGAAAACTTGTAATCCCACCAAAATTTGCACCAACTGCTACCAGAGAAGCTGAACCAACATCAACTAGTAGCGGCCTCTGAGATGTCAATGCCAAATGTGTAAATTGGCTGGAGGCCTAGGCACCCCTCGAAAACACTCTCTTTCCTATCCCCAGATGTTCGAGTCATGTAAATCTTGAGGATGGAGATCTTTTTGCATGCTAGAAAGTAACGCTCCAATGCCATTGTCTATGCTATTCCAGCTGTGCAGCACCGTAGCTAGCTCATTAACTTTTAAGGTTGTTCCCATCACCTTTTTGGGCGTACCAGGTATTGTTTGATTGGGAGTAGTGCAAGTTGAGACTTGGAGAGAGTGGGAGAGGAAGGAAGACTTGCCCGTTGACAGTGATGATGCCATTAAATTTTTGGTGGTTTCCATTTTGCATGCTTACAAGGAAATACTCCAGAGCCATACAAATTTCCCAGTCCAGCCTCTAATGTGTGGAAATGCTATGGGTATGGACCTGTGGTGGCGCACTGGTCCATGCATAAAGTATACCTATTCTGGTCATGGAAAAAAGCTGAAACCCTTTTGTGGGCTCCcttaatttgaatatttgatGGTCTAAAAGTTGATCTGGGCTCACACTCCAGTTCTGCTGACCTTTTCAACTATCCAATTGGATTGGATGCCTTACCTTCGAGGATTTGACTAAAATCACCACCTTTTTGTATACAcatctatagtttttttagccactggatttcatttttttcttcttgctaaCAGCTTGAGTTTCAAATCTAATggctaaaaataaacaaattcttCACTTTTGACTCTGTGATTCCTAAATCCAAAAAAGAATGTGTATATGAAAATGTGATGAACAGGTAATTGGGGATTTCAGAGGCCAATATATTGGTGGGTGTCTACAGCTCAATTTTCAGAACCGAACaaaaattttcttattcttctagCTAGACGTCCATGATTAGACCAATtcatatctatttttgttaGGAGCACCTACGTACCTACTATAccttgttaatataataatgtttagagtataaatataataattaggCCAGGCATTAATTTCAGTAACCTACAGAATTCACAGGATAAATAAGAGTTTTGGAAAGAAAATCTATTTGATCTTCTACTCATATCAAAGTTGCTAATGTTGGGCCAAAAATCCTCAACACCTTTGCTTGCTCTTTAGCGAAACACTTGAGGTTCTTCCCTTGCTTGAAGCAGTaacttgaagagagagagagagagagctaatTAAAGAAGTGAAGATAGAAATCATTACAAGTAGTACCTAGATGTAGCCTGtaggagaaaaagaaattttgtttattctttttcaaACATCCCACATGGGTTTCTTTAGTGCTGTTGCTTGCTCAAAGTGGTTCAGCCCTTGCATTCTTGGATGACTAATTCCTCTAGTAAACTCCATTTCTTGATGATTATGCTGTTGATGCAGATTCCTTTGTCTAGATCCTCCCAACCCCAAGAAATCAACAGTCATTACATCCCCAGTACTAAATCTTGATAAACCACTTGGATTAGCTCCAGTACTTGTTGGACTACTTAAACCAGGATTTGAATTTGCACCTTGAAAAACATTCTCATTGTTGCTACTAGCATGCTCCATAGTCTTAAAtaatgaattgttttgatctaaAACTGCACTGAAAATCCCCATGTCATTCAATACTGAGTTCTCAACCCCACCATTCGCACTGAAAAACTGGTTAGCATATCCATCGTCACCACCTATCACATGAGATTGGTCATTTTGGGTATGCATCGTACCAAAAGTTGGGGGTGCCATGCTTGTGACAAAGCTCTTTTGCATCATGGGAGGGCTCACATTATTACTACTTGCAGTCGCACCCATCTGAGCTGCTTTTTGCAACAATGCTGTCGCTGACATTGATGCCGAGCCAGATAAATTATGAAGGCCGTTTCCTTCAAAGATTGTTGATGAATTTGCATTCAACTGAAGGGATGGTGACATGCTTCTTGAACCACCAAAAAGGCCTGTGGTGCCATTTGAAAACATGCTTCCCGATGAGGGTTTAGGTGGTGTCGGCATGAGTTCTTGAGGTAATGACAGTGGGTTCTTAGCATCTAGATGGTTAAAACTAGACATCATGGTGGATTGGTTTGGATTATTGTTGATGGCCATGGAGGGTATGAGGTTGGAGACTTGGCCTTGTAAGTTTGGTTCCATGTTGGGCATCAATCCTTGATTTGCTTTGGTATTTTCTTCAGCTAGGGCATCGCAGAAAGCCCTATGAGTAATGAAACTATCCCTCCTGCATGGTAAAACAACCAGACCCTGTTAAGTCAAGCCTCGCTATCAGTACTAAAAAAGAAACCCAAGTATTTTTACATATGAAAATAATTGCTGTGCGAGAGACTCTATGGTCATGCAAATATTGAATTAGTCTTTTCAATATATTAATACGATCATGGCAACTACATTTATGATAAATAATTAAGCCGAACGAGAGCTTAATTTAAGGTATGATTAAGACTTTAGGGTGAAATAATGATTTCATAATTGCATATATATAGTCAAACAAAGACTTCAAGCAAAGCTAGGAGTGTTGTCAAGCCATAGCAActaaattcatatataaaacaatGTGGACCCACATGATGACCAATCAATGCGCTAAACCAAGAGACCATTAATTAACCAATGTTGTAATCCTTAATTATTCATGCACAGGTAAGTACTGGTGTATGAGTCTCTGACTAATTCGTTTTTTTGgcaattaattaagattaagtAAGGAATTAGTGATCAATGCAAAGTTTATAAACCTGGAGAATATGGTGCCACAATCACATTTGTATTCCTTGGTGCCACAAGTCTTTACATGAGCTTTCCAATCCGACTGCACTGCATATTTCTTTGAGCATTTATCGCATTTCCACTTCTTTTCTCCATGTTTTCGACAAAAATGCTTCTTAATCCCTGTAAGATCGCCTAATGCTCGAGCCGGATTGTGATGGACACATGAAGGTTCTGGACAAACATAAACCCTTTTTCGGATTTCAGCAGTTGTTCTTTGCTTTAGCTTCCATGGTAGATTATGGCCACGCCGATGCAATTGAAGATTCTGGTCCCTTTGGAATCCTTTGTTGCAAATCTCACATACAAATCGATTTGTAGCCATAAGAGTGTTTGGTGATAGAGCAATAACTTCAGCACTGGGATCTGCCGcatatttcatgttttaaaaaaaaaaaaaaactgttaggCCAATTTTACATGAATTTCCTTCGGATATATACTCCAAGTtcttgatgaaaatatttttaccaaACTGAATAATTAGAAGAAGGATAGTATTTTCAACAAACTAATTGAATTAACTTAAGCATAATTATTGCTCATATCGTGTTTTTCACTAGTGCTATGGTTAATCCAATACTAACAGGCACAAAAAGGGGAGCTAGCAGATTTCTTGGCACACTGCATACGATGATTAACCTATGTATTTTTTGGTTAGATTCTTGATTCTTGGACAACATTACAGATAAGACAATCATAAAACATGAGAAATTAACTGCAAGAAACATGAGTAGTGCAGCAAAACCAAGTAAGAGAAAGAGTGATGAAACCAAAGATATTCCATGAAGGATTATAAGTTTGCCCTTGTCtgaaacagttaaaaaaaacaagacaggaAAGGGCGGTAGCTAGGCAAACCAACAGTCCAATGCAATGATTGAGATCCTAGCCAATAATTGAACCCCATCAACCACTTATACACACCAataattctccatttttttgtAAGCCAAATAGCCATAAAAAAACCCTCTCTCCCCACCACCAAGATAAGCAAAAACCAATAAAGAAAAcctaaaaagaaagggaaaagacCATTTTTTGTGTGGATCTCTTGTGAGGAGCTGAATCTGCAATAAGCCACTCAGTTTCCCTTTTTGTTATCAtccaaaaagataaataaaaagtagctatgaactataaaaaacaatctcatATATagtacaaaaacaacaaaaaacaacaacaacaagtcTCCAATGCTCTGAGAACTCATCAGATCATCAAGACTGCTATAGTACAAGACAGTAAAAGTTAACCAAGAACAAAGTTAAAACTAAGAgattcaaaatcaagaaacaaaacatATTATCTTCTTTAAATTAATCATCTCTAACTACTTCAAGGAAATAATATATGGTTGAGGTGAATACACACCTGGATTTCCTGGGAGATTTCTTTTCCTCTTGAGCGGAGGTTGTTGAGTGATAGTGGAGCCATTGCtgttagcagcagcagcagcagcacttGAGTTCAAGTGAACTTCATCTGCACCAGTACCCCCAGAAGAGAAGCTGCCAGTGCCATCACCTGTGGTATTTGACATTGAAGTGGAGAGAAATACGATAAGAAGTAGTAGGATTTTTATTGAAGATTTAACcctttttgtctttctttctcttttgctcaccaaactttcttgttttctttctctcttacaACTTCCTTGTTTAGGTAGAAGATGTGTTGTTTAGcacttaaaacaaaacaaaaacaaaaacatggaaGTTGGGGATTTGTTTGTAACTTAGAGGAAGACAAAAACCAGGAAATTCTCCTTCATTTCtggtaaaaaagaagagatagtGATCAGCCTTTGTCACTAGGAGAGAACATGAGAAGGATCAGGTCATCTTTGGAGGcatcttataaatatatattaatattttttttttgaaatactaTTTGTCTTGCCCCTGGTTTTGTTGAGTATTAAGGTATTGCCCTTGCTTTCAAGATTTAAATCTTATATACAAGATCAAGTCAAACACATCCACAGAAATATTATTCTTTTCTAGCTACTATTCTTCCTCGATGGATGAGTATACTATGGGACAAATATCTATTCcttgaagctttttttttaatttcttaattagatATGtgaatggaatttttttttaattctttatattATAATACCATGTTTCATAAATAGATTTATATCAAACTTATATAAAGTGACAAATGAAAGGAATGGATAGCTAGATAGATTTAACTCAATGAGTgcaattaaagttttaatgtACTTAATTATTCAGAATAATCAACATGGTAAGAAGTATTTTAAGTTTGTATTTCTCATGCATACTACCATGTTaagtttaattctaaaaaaattcataaaaaataaattttatgtgaaaTCAAATAGTCTAAATACGAATCAAACTACttaaaaatccattaaaaataaacttaaaataaattttaagagggAAATGCAATTCTTCCAATTTTTCAAAACTGCACataatgtttatatttatttatttatttatttatttattaaaaaatagaattccaTGATTCAAAAAAGGCTATTTATGTAACATTTAGATACTAATAAGTGCTAAAAATGTCTATTTGAtgctatattattttaaatttgaattcacAGAAAGGTTATGagaaatatatttgtattaataTATTAGTTTGAATATAGATCACATATGCTCGAAAcgtgatcaaaattaaatttaacatgCAAAATATATATGACCTGAgattaaaaaccaatttaaacgTATTAAacgttaatataaaaaaaactgcttATATTGTATAATCTGAGATTAATTAGTTTCTGAAATTCTTATCAATCTCGGGGGCAATTAAGGTATTTTGAGGTGTCCATGTCCCCctaactaatttatttttggacATCATTACGGCTTCCGATTGAAACCTTGTCTGCTTGTGTTGATATTTctctgaaaataattttgttccGAAAATGCCATTCCATGCATTAAAAACAACAGAAAAGCCACTACGGAAGTAGCCGCCAAGAGCAGTGAAATCACCAAAGTAGCCTCGTCCGTCACGGGTGGGCAGTAGGCACTGATCAAAATCCTTCTCGAAAAGGACCCAACAACGATTCAAAAAATTCTCCTCCTTCACGTGCATGGGTACTCAGATGATGTTTCTTGCAAAAGCAAGGGTAAATTTTGTCCAGGAAAATGTCTTTATCAAGAGGATGATGGGATGGTGAGGCAGACGTGCCTCATATGGCTTGGAAATTCAGACAGGTAATTAATTAAGggagattttattaattagagaGAGAGTGTTTATTAAAAAGTCATCAAAATTGCTATAATTAATAATGCTTGCAGGGAAAGTATTTTGATAACGAACCTCCacgatgatgatgattaatGGTTTTGCTTCCAAAATATTGTGAGATTTTGATTCGTGCGTGAACTTAAACTTCATAGCTATATATTACGTACCCTTTATTCATCCGAcgaattaattagtttaaaaaactcataatttaaaatttaatttagcaacctagttgattttattaaatttaactggttaactctaatatttttttaaaaataaagtgatactattttaataaaaataattgcttcaatttaatttaatgattttcagTTGACTCGGTGACCTTatgacaagatttttttagttaattaatcctgaactaaatctaaatattatcCTTAAGCTAGTTGCAACTTATTTAGATTTAActagtttaatttattaatgttatctTGAGTTTAATTTTCAGATGAAGTGATGTAAATATCTTGAGTATAATTGCATGGAAGGAATGTTATTCGATCGTGGAAAGAAAATACAGAAAATTAAGGGTTAAATATATATGTGGGTAAACATAGAAATTACCCAGTCTCATCCAAACTATGTTTAGTCACCATCCTATGGCTAGGCTCTGTGTTGAATATTGTTTGCAGTACTGATGCGTGCATATGCAGATCTGAAACTAGCTAGCTGGTCATAAATTACAGTTGCCTTGCCTCTTGGACTCTACAATGGCTTCCTTTTGTGCAGCCTGCCGCAGAAGAACAGTAACTATTTTTAACCCTCCTTCATCTCTCGGTTTTAACCTGGAGTATTATTGTACGTAACGAATTAAAGCAATGTGCATGGTGATGGGACTTGTGCATGGCTCACTATTTGGTATTGTAAACATGAGGAATATTGGTTGGTATGTGTCTATATCTACAAGCAATATTGTGGTGTTGACATGGTAGGAAATTTAATTTCGTAAGGAATTGTTGGGAAATCAACTCAACtcgattttgtatttttaagttctttcatgaattctaatttgttccataaaaaattaacaccttcaaataaaaaatctaaacttaAACCCGACTTTATTCATCATTTGAAACACTTgatttatataaagaaaatacgCAGAAAAAAACCGAATTAGATATGTATTCTAATTTGATCTACATTattcaaactaataaaaaaattaatactttcTTATGGAAAATCCCAACTTGAACCCAACTTGATTCACgttaaaaatacttgaaaataaaaaacgaattagtgaatttgatctttttcatatttattttcttaattaaccaAGTGGGATTTTTAGTTTCTCAAG
Coding sequences within it:
- the LOC133670054 gene encoding zinc finger protein GAI-ASSOCIATED FACTOR 1-like, with the translated sequence MSNTTGDGTGSFSSGGTGADEVHLNSSAAAAAANSNGSTITQQPPLKRKRNLPGNPDPSAEVIALSPNTLMATNRFVCEICNKGFQRDQNLQLHRRGHNLPWKLKQRTTAEIRKRVYVCPEPSCVHHNPARALGDLTGIKKHFCRKHGEKKWKCDKCSKKYAVQSDWKAHVKTCGTKEYKCDCGTIFSRRDSFITHRAFCDALAEENTKANQGLMPNMEPNLQGQVSNLIPSMAINNNPNQSTMMSSFNHLDAKNPLSLPQELMPTPPKPSSGSMFSNGTTGLFGGSRSMSPSLQLNANSSTIFEGNGLHNLSGSASMSATALLQKAAQMGATASSNNVSPPMMQKSFVTSMAPPTFGTMHTQNDQSHVIGGDDGYANQFFSANGGVENSVLNDMGIFSAVLDQNNSLFKTMEHASSNNENVFQGANSNPGLSSPTSTGANPSGLSRFSTGDVMTVDFLGLGGSRQRNLHQQHNHQEMEFTRGISHPRMQGLNHFEQATALKKPMWDV